The region TATCAGGCAAAATTGCATTGGTGACAGGAGGTACAAAAGGAGCTGGTAAAGCGATTGCAGACAGACTGCTCGAGGCTGGAGCAACGGTTATTATTACTGCAAGAAATGCACCTGAACAGGAAAACAGTAATCTGCATTTCATTGCATCCGATCTGAGTACCGCAGAAGGAGCCCAAAAAGTAATCAGCGAAGTGCTTTCAAGCTACGGAAGACTAGATATTCTAGTTAACAACCTTGGTGGATCATCCACACCTGCAGGTGGTTTTGCAGCATTAACTGACGAAGATTGGGAATCAACACTACAGGCTAATCTTTTGGCTCCGGTTCGGCTGGACAGAGGGTTTTTACCACAAATGATCGAGCGAAAAGCTGGTGTCATTATTCACATCGCTTCTATTCAGGGTAAATTGCCTTTGTATGATTCAACATTGCCTTATGCTGCTGCAAAAGCAGGGCTGAGAAATTACAGTAAAAGCTTATCGAACGAAGTTACTCCTAAAGGTGTTCGTGTACTGACAGTTTCTCCAGGCTGGATCAATACGACAGCATCGGAAGCCTGGCTGGGCGAAATTGCAAGAAACTCAAACAGTACAGTAGAAGAAGCACAACAAGGTGTAATGGATGCATTGGGAGGAATTCCTTTCGGGAGACCTGCTGAACCTGCCGAAGTAGCCGAATTTGTAGGCTTCCTTGTTTCACCAAGAGCCAGCTATTTAACAGGAACCGAATACATAATCGACGGCGGCACAGTACCAACTATTTAAAATTCTGAATTATGCCAGCATATATAATTTTTACCAGAACAAAAACGCTTGATAAAGCGGAACTGGAAACGTATTGGCCATTGATACAGGGCACAATGAAAGGTCATCCGATTGAAGTATTAGTGCCATATGGCAATTTTGAGGTTCTTGAAGGAGAGCAGATAGAAGGTGTAGTGGTAGCCAAATTCCTCGATATCCAGTCTGCCAAAAAATGGTACAATAGCGACCCCTATAAGAAAGCTACAATCCACAGACACAAAGGAGCTATTTATAATGGTATATTGGTAGAAGGTATATCATAACAAATAAGGATTATAAAATAAAATACAATGAATTTACCAAAAGTAGTATCAGAATTAGTAAGAACACAAAATAACTTTGACAGTGCAGCTTACGCCAATTGTTTTTCCGAAACAGCCATAGTTTTTGACGAAGGAAAAACGCACAACGGAAGAAAAGAAATAGAAAATTGGATAGCAGATGCTAACGAGCGTTACAAAAGCACAATGCAGCCCCTGAGTTACGAAGAAAATGGAAGAGAGAGCATTTTGGAAGCAGAAGTTTTAGGAACTTTTCCAGGCAGTCCACTTGTATTGAAATTTCATTTTGAAATTGCAGATGACCAAATTCAAAATCTGAAAGTAACTGAATAAAAGCTAGCTAAAAACACCAATAAACAAGGCTGAAATTTTCATTTCAGCCTTGTTTATTATAATTGCACAGAAATTGATAAACCACTAAAATAAGGGAATGGTTCAAATATGGAGCTATTAAATTAACTATCTGATAGACAATTCAAAAACTAAATTTACATAAAATACGTTTAGTTAACTACCATCTATTTTACAAGAAAAAGAACATTGAAACACGGCCCGAGAATCTGTTAGTATATATCTTAATAATGAATTAGGAATAGTCCTATTAGATTTCTTATCTTTCCAAAGAACTTCTCAATATCAACATTGTCGGTTGCCAATAAGCCGGTTTCAAGTAGTCTTTAGCGGAAAATCAAGCAATACTCTCCTTAAACGGATTCACACTGATCTCTATCATCAGATTTTCAAAAAAGAAATAGAATCCGAATGTATTTCTGATATTTTTAGGTTCTGCTTCCAATCGTAAGTTTTCTTCCGCTTGGAGTTTTCTGTAAACATTCCAAACAGCTTCCTGATTTTCCTGATAAAATCCAATATGGAAATTCTCCGGGTATTCCGGTATATCTTCCTTTTTATTCAATACCTGTCCCCAAATAACCAAGACAAATTGATTGCCGTTTTCCAGCACTGCCATTTTACTGTTACGGTTTACGATTATGCTGAAGTCAAAATAATCTGCAAACAAATGCACAGCCTTATCTACATCCTTTACGACCAGATTTATATGATTTAAACTCATTTTGTTATCTTTTTTTATTCTATTGATAAAACAAAATTAGGTTTCAGGAATCAGGTTCAATTGGATAAATCGGTCGTTTTCATTTTTATTTAAGATCGTGGGTTTCACTCCTGCGAATTTCTTCACTTCTCTTATAAAATGGGATTGGTCGCCATAATTAAGTTCCGGATAAAAGTCGCCATTTTTCAGCTGCCTCAATGAGTTTGAAAAACGAATGATATTAATATATGATTTTAGTGATACTCCCAGCCAGGTATTGAAATAGCGATTCATTTGCCTGCTGCTCCAAGAAACTTTTTGTGATAATTCCTTTACCGTCGTTTCTCCCTTTGATAAATAAATAAACTCAAATAATTTCTTTTTACGGCCATCAATTTCCTTTTCCAGTTTTGCCTTAATAGTTTCGCAGGCTTTTTTGTAAAACTGCTCAAAATTCGCTAAATCGTTTTTACAAAATCCCCAGTAATCTGAAGATAAAATTTGCTTATTGTCCCTTAAATCTGCAAAAGACCGCTTAAAAATATATTCAGCAGCTATCGGATGAAAGCTTATGGCAAACATAGTCGATCTTGGAAATGGAGGCTTTACAATAGGTCCGGTACAGATACCTGATAAAAAAATTTCAAAATTCTCATCTTTCCCGGCAAAAAGGAATAAATCTATTTTACCGTCCGGAACGATGATTCCCTCTCTTTTTTCATCAGTATAATTTTTTACCATCCAGATACTTTCCACTATATCCGTAAGTGAATTGTCGGGTTTAAGTGATAAATACTCTAATTGATTCACATTAAAGCTCATCTGCTGTACATCTTAATACCTGCAAAATTATAAAATAAATGGTTTTAAGACGAGATCTTAAATTCTGAAGGACGCATATTGGTTAATTGCAAAAAATTATTGCTGAATGCCGATATATTGGAATATCCAACCTCATAAGCTATTTCTGTCATATTCAGATCGGTGGTTTTTATTAATTCCATAGCCTTAATAATCCTCAACATTTTTATATATTGAATGAAAGTGATGTGGAGTTTTGTTTGGAATAATCTGGTCAGACTTCTTATGCTCATTCCAGATCGCTTTGCAGTGTCTTCTAAAGTGAGGTTTTCATTTAAGCGCATTCTGACGCTGTCGGTTATCGTATTCAGCCGCTGATCGTCTGTCGTTGGGAGTTGAATCGAAAACTTTTTAAGATTTTCTTTTGAAAGCACTTTTTTTAGCATTGATAAAAATTCAAATTCAAAAGAACTTTTGTCATAATCGCCTTGCCATTTCTCACTAAATGAAAGCATTTCTGATAACAGTTTACTTACCGGATAAATTCCTAATTCATCGTAAAAACCACTTTCATTGTCTTTCGGAAAATAGATATTAATGATATATAAATCCTGCGAATTAAACATCAGGTTGTGAGGATAATTTTTGGGGATCCAGATATAATGATTGGAAGGAATATAAAAATCCTTTTCTTCTGTCTGCAGGTAAGCAATCCCGCCATAAACCAATAACAGCTGAGCTTTATCGTGTTGATGTGAAGGCAATCGCTGTTCGGTCTGCTGCCTCATTACCAAAATTGAATCAGGGTTTTGATCAACAATGTTGATTAATTGACTGAGAATTTCCATATGGCCAAATATAACAAATATTAGGCTAATTATACAAAATAACAATAAGTCTTCTTAGATAATTTTGCTATTATAAAAAAATGGAGTCATTATGAAAAACAACACTTTAAAACTTCATAAACGGATCGGGTTGGAAATACAGGACAAAAATTCTGATAATCAATCATTCTCTTCCGAGAAGAAAATTGATATAAATGTTCTCTACCGGTTTTTCGGCAATTACTCATATGCCGGTCCTTTTATGCTAATGATCGATGTAACGTTCGTCTTTGATGAATTGAAGAAAATGGTTAAAAAATGGTTAGCTGTTAAAAATAAAAATTGATGAAATACCTTACAACAGTCTCAATTTTGTGCATAATGCTTTTCTTATGGCCACAATCTCTTAATGCACAGCATACCGAAAACGTCCAACCATTTAGTTTGGACGAAATGTGGAAAGTCGCCGAAGCTAATAATCGTACGATAAAACTTTCTGACCTAAACCTTCAACAAAGTGCATTAGAAGTACTGGAAGCCAAAGACCGTTTGCTACCGGAACTTTCGTTGGGCGGAGATGTTAAACTTAATTCCAAATTTCTGATCTATAACAACGGATTATTCTCTTCTCCTCAGGATGTACCTGTAAAAGGATATGGTTACGGTGTAGGATATAACTTAAATTTTAATTTGTTTAATGGTGGAAAGGACAGAAGAAATGTCGCCATAAAGAAGGAAGAAGAAACTCGAAAAGGATATGAATTTGAACTGCAAAAACACAATGTAAAATACAATGTTGCAGTAGTTTATTTCGACCTGTATAAATTGCTGCACTTCTATGATTTTCTTGATGCCGAAATCGAAACAGAAAAAAAACAACTATCACTGATAGAAAGTCTCCACAAAAACGGAATCGTGCTGAAGAGTGATGTACTGAGAACTTCTGTCAAATTATCGCAACTGGAACTCAATCTTTCGGAAGTTGATAAAAAGATCGCCATCGCCAAACAACAACTCAATATCCTGATGGGCCGTGAAAATGAAGCCGAATTGGCCATCAGCTCTCAGAATCTTATTGAATCGGAGTCTATCAAACCTTCAGATTACAATGATTATTTAAATATCGCTTTTAACAATTCACCTGAATATAAGATGGTTAAGAGTGACATAAAACTAAGTGAACTGAACACTAGACAGGTCAAAGCTTCAATTTTGCCCAAAATTTCCCTGTACTCCAATTATAATTATACCTATCCGCAGATTTCTTTTTATCCATATTCCAATGATCTGTGGGGCTTTGGTCAGACGGGAATTAAAATACAGTTTTCTATCGATAATCTGTACAAGAGCAAACATTCGATCGCCCATTTGCAGATGGCCAATAATCAGGCAAAAGAAAAGGTAGAGATCAGGAAGGATGAAATTTCCCTTCAGGTAAAAGAAGCTTGTCTGCAAGAGCAGCAGGCGCTGGAAAGTGTAGAAACAGCTGTAAAAAATATCGCGAAAACCAAGGAAACTGTTCGGGTGATCCGAAGCAGCTACCTCAACCAGGAATCTTTGCTGACCGATCTTTTAGAAGCCGAAAATGCTTTACTGGAAGCTAAATTTAATTTAACCACAGCACAAACAAACGTACAACTCACTCATATCAGACTACTGGCGATCGTAGGAATTCTTTAATACAAAAAATATGAATAAAAATAAAACAGATAAAATAATCGTCAATCTTACCAAATGGTTCGGCATCGCCTTATTGATCGGAGCAATTGTTTGGGGAATAAATTATTTCTTAAAAGGATACCGTTATGAACAGACCAATGATGCGCAGGTAGATGCGTACTTATCTCCCATCAACGCAAAAGTAGGCGGCTATATCAGTAAAATATATTATAAAGATAATCAACAGGTTAAAAAAGGTGATACGCTTGTTGTGATCGAACTGGACGAATATGGACTGAAAAGAAATGCAGCATCAGCGGAAATGATGAGCTCGCAGGCAAAATTACCAATTCTGGCAGCCACAGAAGAAACACAAATTAAAAATATTGAAGTTATCAAAGCCCAATTGACAAGCGCTAAGGTAAGATTAAATCAACAGCAAAAAGAATTTGACCGCTATAAAAATCTATTGGCTGATGAGTCTGCCACACAACAGAAATTCGACAACATCAATGCCTCTTTATCAATCGCGCAGTCTGATTATGAGCAGGCCAAAGCTTCTTTACAGGTTGCCGAATCTAAATTAAATGATTTCAGAGCGCAGCGTAATGCCATACAGGCAGAGATAAAGATCAAAGAAGCACTGCTTCAAAGGCAGGAACTGGACATTCGGTATACGGTGATTACAGCACCTTTTGACGGACAAATTGGTAAAAAGACCATTCAGGAAGGACAACTGATACAGCCAGGACAGACATTGGCATTTTTAGTCAACAAAGCAGAGGAAAAATGGGTGATAGCTAATTTTAAGGAAACACAGATTGGCCAATTCAAGAAAGGACAAGCCGTTTCTATAGAAGTGGATGCTTTTCCGAATGAAAAATTCAAGGGTGTGATCGAATCAATTTCACCGACGACAGGTTCCCGCTATTCATTGATTCCTCACGATAATGCAACGGGTAATTTTGTTAAAATCACCCAAAGGATTCCGGTTCGGATCAAACTGACTGATAAGCCCGAAAGATTGGAAAAACTTTCTGCAGGAATGAATGCCAATGTTTATATTTTAAAAGATTGATGATGCAGGCTCATAAAATACCGGTTTTCAAATCCTGGGTAATAGAATGGATGGCAAGGTCCATCATATTCATCATTCTGATGACTTGCCTGTTCGGATTCGCTTTTTATGGCAGTCCTGTTGCAGCGATGGGTTATTATGGTGTACAACCTACTGATGTGCAATTTGGAATGGTAGTTTTGTATGGTTCAACGGTCTCTTTTCTGGCACTGGATATTCGTATTGTAAAATATTTTCCGATAAGGAAATACCTGCTGACAGCATTTGCTCTTAATGCGGTATGTTCGGTGATCTGTTTTCATTTCAAAGATTACACCTTGTTTATGGTGTGTCAATTTGTTCAGGGAATCACCTGTGCTTTGATTTCAGGCATCGTCTTACAGTTAATTTTTCCTAGATTACATTCTCTGCGTGCACGGGTTATTGCTTACAGCCTTCTTTACGGAAGTATACAGATCGCTGCACCACTATATTCCATCTATACAAGTTTAGTTCTTCATTTTTTTGATTACAACTGGTTATTTTACGGATATACTGTGGTACTCATTATTTTGACATTTGTTGTGCTGTTAACGATGAACGGTAAAGCAAGATTTACCAAAAAAATTCCGCTGTACCAGTTGGATTGGATGGGCTATTTTTTATATGCATCATTGATATTACTATTAGGATATATCCTTGTATACGGCCGACAATTGGGATGGTTAGACAGCCCATTACTAGTTATTTTAATATTGTTCATCCTAATTATTCTTTCGGCATTTATCGTCAGAGAGCTAAAACTGAAACGGCCATTGATCAACCTGCAGATTTTTAAGGCAAAGAATTTCGTTATCGGACTATTATTGCTTTTTACCTTCTACATTTTCAAGGGCAGTACAGGACTTGCTTATGGCTATCTGGAAGTCATTCTAGGTAATGATCCACTCAGCACAATTCCAATATGGACTGCTGTGGTCGTAGGAACTGTGATAAGTATGTTCGTTACCTCAAGATTTGTATTGCTGGGCTTCAACCTCATCAAAATCATTATTATAGGTTTTGTGATGATGGCGCTGTACTATGTCTATATGATATTATTCGTTTCTGTACAGGGAGAAACCATTGATTTTATATTTCCTATGTTTATGTATGGCGCTGCAACAGGCGTATTATTTGTTCCGATAGTATCATTTACAAATTCATCAGCACCTCAGTCCATTGCCGTCAATGCATCACTCATCGGAATATTGGCGAGGTTCATTGGTTTTACTGCAAGTCTGGCATTCGGCAACGAACTTCAGTTATTTGCAAAGTCAGCAGTGAGAGAAAAAGTGAGGGAATCCATAACAGAAATTAATCCACAACTTCCTGTTACTTTACTGAATATCCAAAATCAATTTGCGACAGCGGGCAACGACATGTATACTTCAAAGGTCATTTCTACTGGTCATTTTAATAAAATGGTGGGACAACAGATATTGGCTCGTGCCACCCGTGATTATTATAATCTGATGCTAATCGGAATTATTTTGGTAATTTTTATTCTGATTATTTCGCCTCAGATCAAAAAGGTATCTTTAAAATTAAAAAAGAATCAGGTTCCTTACTGATAAATTTTTGAATATCATTTTAATTTTTCATCGAAGAGTCTTAATATTGTACATTCATATACTTATACCGTTTGATTTATTATTAGTAATGATATACTTAAATGTCCATACTTAATTGTATACGGAATAGAAAATAAAAGAAATATTAAAACTCGAATTATTTCCCGATACAAAAAATTGACATACCCTATTTAAGGGCAATAATTTCTTTTGGGGGGACAAGAAGGTACCAATTGCTCACAAACTAATAATTTATATTACTAAGTTACGATTTCGTAAGAATTTTAGTAACATTATTTACGAATTTGTTTATAAATCACCGGGTCTACCCTAGTTGTAACCCGCTATTTTTATTTTTTATATTTAATGTACTTGAAAAAGTATTATTTCGGATTACTTTTCATCCAGAAATCAAGTTCTTTCTTATAACTACCTCCATCATACCAGGATTGCCACCTGTCTTCTCTGATAAGTCCTTTCCATTTTGCTCCCTTTTTCGAACGGTAAAAACGTGATCTGAAATGGTGATAGATAGCTAGCATATGAACAGCATAACTCTGACACAATTCAGGATTATCCCTGATAATATTCAGATTGTCATCATTAGATCCACTAGCTTTAAGTCCCATATTATGTGAACCAGTTATTAATATCGGATTATCACCGAACGGATCGATGAGTACTATTTTACTATGGATGGTTACAGAAGGCTTGGGGAGTTCTTTTTTCCAGAAGCCAAAATCTTCTTTTAAATTTTCAGGTGTGGTCGCAAATAAAAAGCTTCCGCTTTGTTTCTTACCTTTATCCACAAATTGGATAGTTGGATCATCTTTACCACCTGGATCAGTGTTAATGACCCCATGAATTAAAGGGGCATTCTCCTCCTTGGCACGCTCATAGATCTTATGATATAAGACAGCGCTTTTGAGATTTCCAGGCTTGAACATTAGGAACAGGATCCCGTCCTTGGCATTATCGATCAGCTGCATTGCCTCTTCCATATCTGCAGCTTTTTTTGTTGGGGTAAACCAGGTCTCTATTTTTCCGGTCTTATTGCTTTTAGGTGTGGCATTAAATGCTTTGAATGCTTGTCCATATAAGCCAATCCCGTTTTGGTCGCAATCTTCTTTTATTTTCTGCCACTCCTGAAAATAGTAATCTGAAACTTCCTTATCCTCTATAACCACAGCATTGTTGACCTGAGTAAATAGCCCATTGTGAGTCCAGTTTGTACTGCCCATCAGAACTTTGTACGGTTCATAATTTTCGCCATTTTTCTTTGCCAAAATTGCAAATTTATTGTGTGCGAAGTGGGGAGAACGGACAATTCTCCGTATAAGATTAGTTTTATCCAATTTATCCGCATTTTCTTTCTGGGGATCTAAATCTTTATCACCAAATGCCCCATTTGCAAGAATGATGTTTGCCCTTTTACCGATTGCATTTAATTTTTTAATCAATACAGCATCGTTCAGTTCATATAACGCTGCAAAAAGATGGATATCTTCGTTTCCATTTATGCAAGGTTCATCAAGAAAACGGTAAATTGCATTGAGCAATTCCCCTCCCATTAATTTTCGGAGCGGAGATTTCTCATTATTTAGATGTTGGTCCAACGTTTTTTTTCGCTCCTTTTCTGGTAAATTTATCAATTTTCGAGAAACAAATTGCGACGAAACAAGCCCTCTATTAAAAAATGCATCTGTTGGCTTGGCCTTTAAGGTAACCCAATTGCTCCAGTCACTTATATTATTCCCATCCTGGACAAGATTGTTCTCTTGGTCAATCATAGGAATAACCCTGTATCTTACAGTATCACCGCTATCAACCAGATAATCCGTCCACATATATTTCTGGATGGGCCATAAGGTTGTATTCTTCATTTCAAAGTCTATATGTGGTTCATCTTCAAAACCAACACTGGATTTGACCCAGGAAAGCTGCGAAGTACCATTAACTTCCTTCTCCCTCTGAATGGCAAAACCTAAACAATTATCTATTTTAGGATATTTCCAGATGATTTCAACATCATCACTGTTGCAGATTGCTTTAATAATTCTCATAATCAGGTTTTTAGCTCCCTAAATTTACAGAAAATTTAGATTACAATTCAAAAAAAACATTTTGTTATTGATTTAAAATTTAACATATAACAAACTCATATCTAGCAATATTTTGAAAAATCGTTATTTTATCAAACCTCAATTATTTTATTGACCTGAATTGAAAAAAAATGTTAATTTTAAAGTAGATGATTTCAGCCAGCTGAGTCATAAAAAGCTATTAACCTAAAATCTTAAATTATGAGTTCTTTAATAATTCTATCAAGAACCTTAATATTCTATTGCATAATCTTCTTATGTGGAATATTCGGCGTTAAAGGTCAAATTATATCAATTCAGGATAAGGTTATCAATCATGTAATAAATAAAGAAAATGCTAAGGTAATCCAACTTGTGGATTCCGCTAAAATAGATGTTCAAAAACCAATTTATCAAAACTTCAGCCTACTAGATATTTCTCTATTATGTAATAATGAGGTTCTTACTCAGGATTTATTGGATCGAACTAAAGATCTGAACCAAAACATCTATCATACTTCTGTTTTCGTAGGAAACCCTGTAAATATAAAAGCAGCATTAAACAAGATGAATTCGGATGAAATTGATGATTATCTGGAATATGATCTTTTAAGTCCTATAACAGAAGCTTCAAGATTATCGATCGTTGAGGTGATAGCAAATAGAACTCCTGAAGATTCCATCGATTTTGATATAGAATATAGAAATCCTGATCAAAAGAGTATTGATTATCTGATTGAAAAATTGAATATTACATTTCCAAATGACCAAATGATAAAAGCTCTAGCTGAATACACTTTAGAATCTATACTGGAACTGGATCTCAAGAATAATTCAACAGATTGGCTACTCAAAAAATATCTTGTCAATGGGGATCTTAAAGGAAAACTCGAAGAAGGTGATAAATTTGCCAATTTAGCCTTGGAAACGAACAATAGAGCTATTTTTGAGATTTTGGCGAAAAATGGATATGCACCAAATTTAGATGTAATTAAAATCAATAAAGTTGAAGACAAAGACTTTCTGCTTGGACTGATGGTAAAAAAACAATTGATTGATCTTGATCCTCAAGGCAAAGCCTTAACTATTAACAGGTCTTGGAAATTACCCGATACAAGAATTACAATACCAGGACCTAATGAAAATGATAAAAAATTTGATCAAATTGTAAAGACTAACGCAGCAAACGACGCCGTTTTCGGAAATACTTCGATCTTAATGCAAGGCACAATAGTACCTTTTACACTTCAGATTTTTGATTCAAAACCTGCAAAAATGTCCAGAGTGCTTTTTGACCTTAACCTTAAAAGAATCGAACATTTTAGCGGTTGGGACAAACAGTTCAAAATATCCATACCCAAATCAGATACATTAAGCTGGGGAGCTTACCATACAGTTAGAGTAAAAAATTTAGGTACCAGTTCTGAAGGAAATGATCTGGGATCGAATAAATTATTTGTATATAGAGAAGGAGTTATTATTGATACCATTTATGAAGGAGGCGAAAGCGATTTTAGTAGAGCAGTTGGTCGATTGGATGTATATAGTACAATGGACTTACATACTGCCTTTGGGTTAAAAATTATATATGCACACGAGGAGCACAAAAAATTACCGTCCTGTAATATTGAAACAAGGCTGAATCTGTACCAAAAGATTTTGGGAGCTATGAAAGCCCAAAAAGATATTTCCCGTGGTCAAGGTATAGTACATGACGCTACTACGGCAAGAAGACTATATTCAGAACAACTCCTTGAAGCAAGAGCTCCAGATGTTGTAAATGGAGAACTTCGACAAGCGATGAAAAGCCTTGCAGAACAATCTTATTTTAACAGTAGTTTTACCAATTATGTCTATCAACTTATTTTAGATTCTGATGTTCCTGATGCACTAGACCCTTTCCTATCAAGCTCTGATCAACAAGTCCGACAACAGGCTGAAAAACTAGCAAGTGCAATCGATAAAAAGGATGAAGCATTGAAGATTCTAGAATCTGAAAATATAAATAATTATCTAGCCAAAATTAGTCAGGTAAAAGGACTTATCTATGAACTGGCCCAGTATTGCTCAAAAGAAAAACTAGGCAAATACTTAAATGATAATATTATGAGTTTAAGCTCCGGATTAAGAAAATCCTTTCAGGAAAATTCTAAGAACAGCCTAGCTCTATTATCTGTCAAAAAGGAAGATTTAGATGGAAAGGGTGAAATGATTTTAAATTTTTTAAGCTTATGAAATTCTTAGTATCCTTCCTATTTCTCTTAATTTACGTCCCAACTTATTCCCAAACTGAATACACGTTTGGGAGTGATATGATGGATTTTGTAAAGAAAGATGCATACAAACTTTCTTATGACCAGCTTACGCCTGATTTTACAGGAAGATCGCTAAATGGTTTCCAAATTACATTGGATAAAGCCAGAGATAATGCCAATAAAACTTATGCGGTACTTTCTGATGCGAGTAACCAATTGCATAAAAATGTAGGGTTGGTAACCTTATTAAAAAACTCACTTTCCAATCCGAATAGTACTTTATCAGCTTCCCAAATAGCTGAATTAGCTTCGGCTGTCAGTTTTACAAAAGATCTTTGTTTTAAACTTTCTCAGCAACAGGAAATGACAAAAGTGTCCATACAAAATTTAAAAAGTTTAGATCAGACTTTAGATTTTGTTTCATTTAAAAATCTTGAACTCGATAAGGTTCCCTATTTTTTTATAATGAACTCAATTGGAGGGACGAAGCCGGATTTTCAAATGTCCATCAGTGTATCGGTTTCGCAAACAGAAGGTGGGCAGGAAAATGAGAATGCAACCAATATGGGCTTTTTTCTATTCGACATCTATAACTCCTATGTGGATGATAAAAATTATAAAAAGCAAGCCAAAAAATATCAAGAGGCTCTTGACTTATTACCATCAAAACTGCCTTCTGACACGACTTGCTTTAGAATTTACAAAACAACATTTGAAACTGTCAAAAAACTATATCAAGAAGAACATACTAGTCTAAAATCCCATGTAGATTCTTTAGATCAAAACATCCATTCTGCTTACATCGCCCTTCAAAACTATAGGGAATTTTTTGAAACAAGCTTGCTCGATGATAGGGTAAAATCTGGATTTAATTCTGTAAACCTAAACTCCTTTTCACCAGAATCATTATTCTATATCAGTAAAAGAGCAAGAGAAATTATGCAATCTCGAACCTATGTTACTAATCTCAAAAATCAAGTCACTTACAATAATAA is a window of Candidatus Chryseobacterium colombiense DNA encoding:
- a CDS encoding nuclear transport factor 2 family protein; translation: MNLPKVVSELVRTQNNFDSAAYANCFSETAIVFDEGKTHNGRKEIENWIADANERYKSTMQPLSYEENGRESILEAEVLGTFPGSPLVLKFHFEIADDQIQNLKVTE
- a CDS encoding AraC family transcriptional regulator; translation: MEILSQLINIVDQNPDSILVMRQQTEQRLPSHQHDKAQLLLVYGGIAYLQTEEKDFYIPSNHYIWIPKNYPHNLMFNSQDLYIINIYFPKDNESGFYDELGIYPVSKLLSEMLSFSEKWQGDYDKSSFEFEFLSMLKKVLSKENLKKFSIQLPTTDDQRLNTITDSVRMRLNENLTLEDTAKRSGMSIRSLTRLFQTKLHITFIQYIKMLRIIKAMELIKTTDLNMTEIAYEVGYSNISAFSNNFLQLTNMRPSEFKISS
- a CDS encoding TolC family protein, translating into MKYLTTVSILCIMLFLWPQSLNAQHTENVQPFSLDEMWKVAEANNRTIKLSDLNLQQSALEVLEAKDRLLPELSLGGDVKLNSKFLIYNNGLFSSPQDVPVKGYGYGVGYNLNFNLFNGGKDRRNVAIKKEEETRKGYEFELQKHNVKYNVAVVYFDLYKLLHFYDFLDAEIETEKKQLSLIESLHKNGIVLKSDVLRTSVKLSQLELNLSEVDKKIAIAKQQLNILMGRENEAELAISSQNLIESESIKPSDYNDYLNIAFNNSPEYKMVKSDIKLSELNTRQVKASILPKISLYSNYNYTYPQISFYPYSNDLWGFGQTGIKIQFSIDNLYKSKHSIAHLQMANNQAKEKVEIRKDEISLQVKEACLQEQQALESVETAVKNIAKTKETVRVIRSSYLNQESLLTDLLEAENALLEAKFNLTTAQTNVQLTHIRLLAIVGIL
- a CDS encoding VOC family protein, which gives rise to MSLNHINLVVKDVDKAVHLFADYFDFSIIVNRNSKMAVLENGNQFVLVIWGQVLNKKEDIPEYPENFHIGFYQENQEAVWNVYRKLQAEENLRLEAEPKNIRNTFGFYFFFENLMIEISVNPFKESIA
- a CDS encoding SDR family oxidoreductase, with translation MEQFNYNNELSGKIALVTGGTKGAGKAIADRLLEAGATVIITARNAPEQENSNLHFIASDLSTAEGAQKVISEVLSSYGRLDILVNNLGGSSTPAGGFAALTDEDWESTLQANLLAPVRLDRGFLPQMIERKAGVIIHIASIQGKLPLYDSTLPYAAAKAGLRNYSKSLSNEVTPKGVRVLTVSPGWINTTASEAWLGEIARNSNSTVEEAQQGVMDALGGIPFGRPAEPAEVAEFVGFLVSPRASYLTGTEYIIDGGTVPTI
- a CDS encoding AraC family transcriptional regulator → MSFNVNQLEYLSLKPDNSLTDIVESIWMVKNYTDEKREGIIVPDGKIDLFLFAGKDENFEIFLSGICTGPIVKPPFPRSTMFAISFHPIAAEYIFKRSFADLRDNKQILSSDYWGFCKNDLANFEQFYKKACETIKAKLEKEIDGRKKKLFEFIYLSKGETTVKELSQKVSWSSRQMNRYFNTWLGVSLKSYINIIRFSNSLRQLKNGDFYPELNYGDQSHFIREVKKFAGVKPTILNKNENDRFIQLNLIPET
- a CDS encoding HlyD family secretion protein, which translates into the protein MNKNKTDKIIVNLTKWFGIALLIGAIVWGINYFLKGYRYEQTNDAQVDAYLSPINAKVGGYISKIYYKDNQQVKKGDTLVVIELDEYGLKRNAASAEMMSSQAKLPILAATEETQIKNIEVIKAQLTSAKVRLNQQQKEFDRYKNLLADESATQQKFDNINASLSIAQSDYEQAKASLQVAESKLNDFRAQRNAIQAEIKIKEALLQRQELDIRYTVITAPFDGQIGKKTIQEGQLIQPGQTLAFLVNKAEEKWVIANFKETQIGQFKKGQAVSIEVDAFPNEKFKGVIESISPTTGSRYSLIPHDNATGNFVKITQRIPVRIKLTDKPERLEKLSAGMNANVYILKD
- a CDS encoding DUF1330 domain-containing protein, which encodes MPAYIIFTRTKTLDKAELETYWPLIQGTMKGHPIEVLVPYGNFEVLEGEQIEGVVVAKFLDIQSAKKWYNSDPYKKATIHRHKGAIYNGILVEGIS